A single genomic interval of Ramlibacter pinisoli harbors:
- the ccoP gene encoding cytochrome-c oxidase, cbb3-type subunit III encodes MSDFITPSWSLYVAGMTVASILACLILLWLTARKKIVGADDNTTGHVFDEDIREGNNPMPRWWMWLFVATIVFSFGYLVAYPGLGSYQGELGWSSRAEYEAEVDRSNRELAPLYAQFTARKPEEVAGDPQAMAIGERLFMNNCAQCHGSDARGSKGFPNLADGDWLHGGSPQKIAETIKGGRQGAMPPMAAAVGSADDVRNVAHYVLSLSNSPHDSVRAQLGKSKFTACAACHGMDGKGNAALGAPNLTDDVWLHGWGEQAIVAMINNGKTNVMPAQAGKLTDAQIHVLASYVWGLSNRPPGTKP; translated from the coding sequence ATGAGCGACTTCATCACTCCGTCCTGGTCGCTCTACGTGGCCGGCATGACCGTGGCGAGCATCCTCGCCTGCCTCATTCTGCTGTGGCTCACGGCGCGCAAGAAGATCGTCGGCGCCGACGACAACACCACCGGCCACGTCTTCGACGAGGACATCCGCGAGGGGAACAACCCGATGCCGCGCTGGTGGATGTGGCTGTTCGTCGCCACCATCGTCTTCTCCTTCGGGTACCTGGTGGCCTACCCGGGCCTGGGCTCCTACCAGGGCGAGCTGGGCTGGAGCTCCCGGGCCGAATACGAGGCGGAAGTCGACCGCAGCAACCGCGAGCTGGCGCCGCTGTACGCGCAGTTCACCGCCCGCAAGCCGGAAGAGGTGGCCGGCGACCCCCAGGCGATGGCCATCGGCGAGCGCCTGTTCATGAACAACTGCGCCCAGTGCCACGGCTCGGACGCGCGCGGCAGCAAGGGCTTCCCCAACCTGGCCGACGGCGACTGGCTGCACGGCGGCTCGCCGCAGAAGATCGCCGAGACCATCAAGGGCGGCCGCCAGGGCGCCATGCCCCCGATGGCGGCGGCAGTCGGTTCGGCCGACGACGTGCGGAACGTCGCCCACTACGTGCTGTCGCTGTCCAACAGCCCGCACGACTCGGTGCGGGCCCAGCTCGGCAAGTCGAAATTCACGGCCTGCGCCGCCTGCCACGGCATGGACGGCAAGGGCAACGCGGCCCTGGGCGCGCCCAACCTCACCGACGACGTCTGGCTGCACGGCTGGGGCGAGCAGGCCATCGTGGCCATGATCAACAACGGCAAAACCAACGTCATGCCGGCCCAGGCCGGCAAGCTGACCGACGCCCAGATCCACGTGCTGGCGTCGTACGTCTGGGGGCTGTCGAACAGGCCGCCGGGGACCAAGCCCTGA
- a CDS encoding cbb3-type cytochrome oxidase subunit 3 — protein sequence MDITTLRIVATLASFATFIGIFGWAWMRRNRDRFEEAARLPFQDAE from the coding sequence ATGGACATCACCACCCTGCGCATCGTGGCCACGCTGGCCTCGTTCGCCACCTTCATCGGCATCTTCGGCTGGGCCTGGATGCGCCGCAACCGGGACCGCTTCGAGGAGGCGGCCCGCCTTCCGTTCCAGGACGCGGAGTAG
- the ccoO gene encoding cytochrome-c oxidase, cbb3-type subunit II — protein sequence MSHNATPAAGFTHEKVETSNFLMIVLILLVVAVGGLVEIVPLFFQKSTTEPVNGVKPYTALQLAGRDIYVREGCFTCHSQMIRPFRAETLRYGHYSVAGEFVYDHPFQWGSKRTGPDLHRVGGKYSDEWHRIHLNNPRDVVPESNMPAYPWLEKTPADAASIGTHMKALRAVGVPYTDQEIADGAAQLKGKTEADALIAFLQALGLALK from the coding sequence ATGAGCCACAACGCCACACCCGCCGCCGGTTTCACCCACGAGAAGGTCGAGACCAGCAATTTCCTCATGATCGTGCTGATCCTGCTGGTCGTCGCCGTCGGCGGCCTGGTGGAGATCGTGCCGCTGTTCTTCCAGAAGTCGACCACCGAGCCGGTGAACGGCGTCAAGCCCTACACCGCGCTGCAGCTGGCCGGCCGCGACATCTACGTGCGCGAGGGCTGCTTCACCTGCCACTCGCAGATGATCCGGCCGTTCCGCGCCGAGACGCTGCGCTACGGCCACTACTCGGTGGCCGGCGAATTTGTCTACGACCACCCGTTCCAGTGGGGCAGCAAACGCACCGGCCCCGACCTGCACCGCGTGGGCGGCAAGTACAGCGACGAGTGGCACCGCATCCACCTGAACAACCCGCGTGACGTGGTGCCCGAGTCCAACATGCCGGCCTACCCGTGGCTGGAGAAGACCCCGGCCGACGCCGCATCCATCGGCACCCACATGAAGGCCCTGCGGGCCGTGGGCGTGCCCTACACCGACCAGGAGATCGCCGACGGCGCCGCCCAGCTCAAGGGCAAGACCGAGGCCGATGCCCTCATCGCCTTCCTGCAGGCCCTGGGCCTGGCGCTCAAGTGA
- the ccoN gene encoding cytochrome-c oxidase, cbb3-type subunit I — protein MNEQTPPVPYHDTVVRQFTLMAVVWGVVGMLVGVFIAAQLAWPELNFGIPWLSYGRLRPLHTNAVIFAFGGCALFATSYWCVQRTSQVPLFMPKLASFTFWGWQAVIVAAAISLPLGYTSGKEYAELEWPIDILIAAVWVSYAVVFFGTVGTRKVRHIYVANWFYGSFILTVAILHIVQSAEIPAGWMKSYSAYAGVQDAMVQWWYGHNAVGFFLTAGFLGMMYYFIPKQAERPVYSYRLSIVHFWALIFTYMWAGPHHLHYTALPDWTQSVGMLFSLILLAPSWGGMINGVMTLSGAWHKLRDDPVLRFMIVALSFYGMATFEGPMMSIKTVNALSHYTDWTVGHVHAGALGWVGLISMGCLYFLIPRLFGRKAMHSVPAIELHFWISTIGIVLYIAAMWIAGVMQGLMWRAVNADGTLTYTFVEAVKATYPFYVVRFLGGLLYLAGMVVMAWNTWMTVANGRAVRFHVPAATTGAAA, from the coding sequence ATGAACGAGCAAACTCCTCCAGTCCCCTACCACGACACCGTGGTGCGGCAGTTCACGCTGATGGCCGTCGTCTGGGGCGTGGTGGGCATGCTGGTCGGCGTGTTCATCGCGGCCCAGCTGGCCTGGCCGGAACTGAACTTCGGCATCCCCTGGCTCAGCTATGGCCGCCTGCGACCGCTGCACACCAATGCGGTGATCTTCGCATTCGGCGGCTGCGCGCTGTTCGCCACCAGCTACTGGTGCGTGCAGCGCACCTCCCAGGTCCCGCTGTTCATGCCGAAGCTGGCCTCGTTCACATTCTGGGGCTGGCAGGCGGTGATCGTCGCCGCTGCCATCAGCCTGCCGCTGGGCTACACCTCGGGCAAGGAGTACGCCGAACTCGAGTGGCCGATCGACATCCTGATCGCGGCGGTGTGGGTGTCGTACGCGGTCGTGTTCTTCGGCACGGTGGGCACGCGCAAGGTGCGGCACATCTACGTGGCCAACTGGTTCTACGGCTCGTTCATCCTCACCGTGGCCATCCTGCACATCGTCCAGAGCGCCGAGATTCCGGCCGGCTGGATGAAGTCGTACTCGGCGTACGCCGGCGTCCAGGACGCGATGGTCCAGTGGTGGTACGGCCACAACGCGGTCGGCTTCTTCCTCACCGCCGGCTTCCTGGGGATGATGTACTACTTCATCCCGAAGCAGGCCGAGCGGCCGGTCTACAGCTACCGGCTGTCGATCGTGCATTTCTGGGCCCTGATCTTCACCTACATGTGGGCGGGCCCCCACCACCTGCACTACACCGCGCTGCCGGACTGGACCCAGTCGGTCGGCATGCTGTTCTCGCTGATCCTGCTGGCGCCCAGCTGGGGCGGGATGATCAACGGCGTGATGACCCTGTCGGGCGCCTGGCACAAGCTGCGCGACGACCCCGTGCTGCGCTTCATGATCGTCGCGCTGTCGTTCTACGGCATGGCCACTTTCGAGGGGCCGATGATGTCGATCAAGACCGTCAATGCGCTGTCGCACTACACCGACTGGACGGTGGGCCACGTGCATGCCGGCGCGCTCGGCTGGGTCGGCCTGATCTCCATGGGCTGCCTGTATTTCCTGATCCCGCGCCTGTTCGGCCGCAAGGCCATGCATTCGGTGCCGGCCATCGAGCTGCACTTCTGGATCTCCACCATCGGCATCGTGCTGTACATCGCCGCCATGTGGATCGCCGGCGTGATGCAGGGCCTGATGTGGCGCGCCGTCAATGCCGACGGCACGCTGACCTACACCTTCGTCGAGGCGGTCAAGGCCACGTATCCCTTCTACGTGGTGCGCTTCCTGGGCGGCCTGCTGTACCTGGCCGGCATGGTGGTGATGGCCTGGAACACCTGGATGACCGTCGCCAACGGCCGCGCCGTCCGCTTCCACGTGCCGGCTGCCACCACTGGCGCCGCCGCCTGA
- the ccoS gene encoding cbb3-type cytochrome oxidase assembly protein CcoS has translation MDILFLLIPLSVGLGLLILGALGWAVWRGQFDGIEAEGQRILDTD, from the coding sequence ATGGACATCCTCTTCCTCCTCATCCCGCTGTCGGTCGGCCTCGGCCTGCTCATCCTGGGCGCGCTCGGCTGGGCCGTGTGGCGTGGCCAGTTCGACGGCATCGAGGCCGAAGGGCAGCGCATTCTCGACACGGATTGA
- a CDS encoding heavy metal translocating P-type ATPase → MGPASVSLPLPGSPAADWSALDEQPAWEEFSRPVRGRDGVWESYLAVEGMHCAACTLAVERALGSLPGVDAVQVNGSAATARVVWSPQLGRPSSWWQALERAGYRGLPAGDQLAAGVRRREQRVLLWRWLVAGFCMMQVMMYAYPSYIAGPGDITPDIQALLRWACWMLTLPVVLFSCRPFFASALRDLAHARIGMDVPVAIGILIAFGASTVATLDPGGPLGAEVWYDSVTMFVFFLLSGRLLERRLRDRTAGSLEALMRRLPARVERRRDDGSFEPVAVRRLRPGDVIRVLPGEAFPADGEVLEGRGQVDEALLTGESHPLPRGPGDAVIAGSHNLASSLLVRVQRVGDDTRYAAIVALMERAAVDKPRLAQLADRIAGPFLVAVLAAAALAGWWWWPSGAGHALGIAVAVLIVTCPCALSLATPAATLAAAGALARRGIVLRRLEALETAATVDTVVFDKTGTLTQDRIVVAAVHARPPLDRDSAVQAAAALARHSLHPASRALVAAAGAGGRAALDVQETAGQGLEGTVSLGGRAKRLRLGSAAWFGVPDNGAEGSHVVLADEHGWLAAFTLAEQLRDDAAGSIQALQRCGLRVQLLSGDKPAAVDRLAARAGIAWSRGGQSPADKLEVLALRQQQGHRVAMVGDGLNDGPVLARADLSFAMGSGAPLAQAKADVIVAGGQLTAVPQVLALARRTQRIVRQNLAWAAGYNAVCVPLALVGWMPPWAAGLGMACSSLLVVANAARLATMPDPAPGVVRAST, encoded by the coding sequence ATGGGTCCCGCTTCCGTTTCCCTGCCGTTGCCGGGCAGTCCCGCTGCCGACTGGTCGGCGCTCGACGAGCAGCCGGCCTGGGAGGAGTTCAGCCGCCCGGTCCGCGGCCGCGACGGCGTGTGGGAGTCGTACCTGGCGGTCGAGGGCATGCACTGCGCCGCCTGCACGCTCGCCGTCGAGCGGGCGCTGGGGTCGCTGCCGGGCGTCGATGCGGTCCAGGTGAACGGCAGCGCGGCCACGGCGCGGGTGGTCTGGTCGCCGCAGCTCGGCCGTCCCTCCAGCTGGTGGCAGGCGCTGGAGCGGGCCGGCTACCGCGGCCTGCCGGCCGGCGACCAGCTCGCGGCCGGCGTCCGGCGTCGCGAGCAGCGGGTGCTGCTGTGGCGCTGGCTGGTGGCCGGCTTCTGCATGATGCAGGTGATGATGTACGCCTACCCGTCGTACATCGCCGGGCCGGGCGACATCACGCCGGACATCCAGGCGCTGCTGCGCTGGGCCTGCTGGATGCTCACGCTGCCGGTGGTGCTGTTCTCCTGCCGGCCGTTCTTCGCCTCGGCGCTGCGCGACCTGGCCCATGCGCGCATCGGCATGGACGTGCCGGTGGCCATCGGCATCCTGATCGCCTTTGGCGCCAGCACGGTCGCCACGCTCGATCCGGGCGGCCCCCTGGGCGCCGAGGTCTGGTACGACTCGGTGACCATGTTCGTGTTCTTCCTGCTGTCGGGCCGGCTGCTGGAGCGCCGGCTGCGCGACCGCACCGCGGGCTCGCTGGAGGCGCTGATGCGGCGGCTGCCGGCGCGGGTCGAGCGGCGCCGCGACGACGGCAGCTTCGAGCCGGTCGCGGTGCGGCGGCTGCGGCCCGGCGACGTCATCCGGGTACTGCCCGGCGAGGCGTTCCCGGCCGACGGCGAGGTGCTGGAGGGCCGCGGGCAGGTCGACGAGGCGCTGCTCACGGGCGAGTCGCACCCGCTGCCGCGCGGGCCCGGCGACGCCGTCATCGCAGGCAGCCACAACCTGGCCTCTTCCCTGCTGGTGCGGGTGCAGCGGGTCGGCGACGACACGCGGTACGCAGCCATCGTCGCCCTGATGGAGCGCGCCGCGGTCGACAAGCCGCGGCTGGCGCAGCTGGCCGACCGCATCGCCGGCCCCTTCCTGGTGGCCGTGCTGGCGGCCGCCGCCCTGGCCGGCTGGTGGTGGTGGCCGTCCGGCGCCGGCCACGCCCTGGGCATCGCCGTCGCGGTCCTGATCGTCACCTGCCCCTGTGCGCTGTCGCTGGCCACGCCGGCGGCCACGCTCGCCGCCGCCGGGGCCCTGGCGCGGCGCGGCATCGTGCTGCGCCGCCTGGAGGCGCTGGAGACCGCCGCCACGGTCGACACCGTGGTGTTCGACAAGACCGGCACGCTGACGCAGGACCGCATCGTGGTCGCCGCTGTCCACGCGCGGCCCCCGCTCGACCGCGACTCCGCTGTGCAGGCGGCCGCCGCGCTGGCCCGGCACTCGCTGCACCCGGCCTCGCGTGCACTGGTGGCCGCCGCGGGCGCCGGCGGCCGGGCGGCGCTGGACGTGCAAGAGACGGCCGGGCAGGGCCTGGAGGGCACCGTGTCCCTGGGGGGGCGCGCCAAGCGGCTGCGCCTGGGGTCCGCCGCCTGGTTCGGCGTGCCCGACAACGGGGCCGAGGGGTCGCATGTGGTGCTGGCCGACGAGCACGGCTGGCTGGCTGCGTTCACGCTCGCCGAGCAGCTGCGCGACGATGCTGCCGGGTCGATCCAGGCCCTGCAGCGGTGCGGGCTGCGCGTGCAGCTGCTGTCGGGCGACAAGCCGGCGGCGGTCGACCGGCTGGCGGCCCGCGCCGGCATCGCCTGGAGCCGCGGCGGCCAGTCGCCCGCCGACAAGCTCGAGGTCCTGGCCCTGCGCCAGCAGCAGGGACATCGGGTGGCCATGGTCGGTGACGGGCTGAACGACGGCCCGGTGCTGGCCCGGGCCGACCTGTCGTTCGCGATGGGCAGTGGCGCCCCGCTGGCGCAGGCCAAGGCCGACGTCATCGTGGCGGGCGGCCAGCTCACCGCCGTGCCGCAGGTGCTGGCCCTGGCGCGCCGCACGCAGCGCATCGTGCGCCAGAACCTGGCCTGGGCCGCGGGCTACAACGCGGTCTGCGTGCCGCTGGCACTGGTCGGCTGGATGCCGCCCTGGGCGGCTGGCCTGGGCATGGCGTGCAGCTCGCTGCTGGTGGTCGCCAACGCCGCGCGGCTGGCGACCATGCCCGATCCGGCGCCCGGCGTCGTCCGCGCGTCCACCTGA